The nucleotide sequence AGCGCTTTCAATTTTGATTTTAGCAATGAAACCCTTGTTTTTCTGAAATTCACGAATGTAAGTAGCCGAGATAGCGGCTCCAATAACCGCGTTGGAGTAGGCCTATCTCTTTCTTAACTAATGGTTTAAGGATCTAAACCTGTTCAAGGATTTCAAAATTAAAAAAGCCCTGTTCCTTAAAAAGGACAGGGCTTTTAAATAGCTTTTGTAAATTTTATTTAGGCTCTTGCCATAAGGGATTTGAAGAATACATAACCAAAGCCCAAAAATAACATGAAATGAAATGGGAAAAGCCCGAAATCGTTCAAAGGAATGGCACTATACATTCCAAAAAGGAAGTAAAGCATTAGGGCCGCTTCCAAAATCATATTGGGAGAAAGTTTGGTAGCCAAATATTTATTCCCTTTCCAGCTATCCGTTATACTGTTCAAATTGAATTTTGGGGTCCTGACAAACTCAGATCTTTTGCCCATATGCCCTTCCAGGACCGCAATGGAGTTGTGTAAAGAAAATCCGAGCGCCACAGAGAAAAACGTAAAGAAGATTCTTATATAGTCCACAAAATTATCAAAACTACTGCCCTGTATACTCTTATAGGTAAACCAATAACAAACGAATAGGATTACGGTACTCAGAATAAAGAAGGAGGTAGCCTCAAAAACCCATCCTAAGTGACCATAGGTATTCTTTATATACATCATGGGAATACTTAAAAGTGCCACCAAAAATACGCATAGGAACATGGAGCTATTCAACAAGTGCATTACCCCGTGAAACTTGGTCTTGAACGAAATGTTCTTGGCAGAAATAACGCTCCAAACAGTTTTTCTGAAGTTTTCGGCCCCACCTTTGTTCCAACGAAATTGCTGGGAACGGGCAGCACTGATTACTACAGGAAGTTCTGCAGGTGTCTCTACATCCTCCAAATACTTAAACTTCCAATTCTTTAATTGGGCACGGTAGCTAAGATCCAAATCCTCGGTCAGGGTATCACCTTCCCAGTTACCAGCATCCAGAATACATTCTTTTCTCCAGATACCAGCGGTACCATTGAAATTTATAAAATGTCCTTTGGCATTACGTCCTACCTGTTCCAATGTAAAGTGGGCGTCCAAGGCAAAAGCCTGTATACGGGTCAAAGTGGAATACTCCCTGTTTATATGCCCCCATCTTGTCTGCACCACACCAATTTCCTGATCTTTAAAATAGATAACAGTTTTCTTCAACCAATCACTGGAAGGCAAGAAATCCGCATCAAAAATGGCAATAAACTCCCCTTTGGCCATATCCAGACCTTCCTTTAAGGCACCTGCCTTATAGCCTTGCCTATTGGTCCGTCTAATATGCTGTATATCCAGTCCTGTTTCCTGAAGCGCTTTTATTCTCTTGGCAGTGTCATGTACGGAATCGTCCGTAGAATCGTCCAAAACCTGGATTTCCAACTTGCTCATGGGATATTCTATTTTGGAAATATTGTCCAATAAACGCTCTACTACATACTCCTCATTATATATAGGAAGTTGAATGGTAACAAATGGTATTTCTTTTGGATCCAATAAATTGTATTTTGGAGCCTCCTTATTTCTCCTTTTATATCCTAAATAGTTGACCAGTAAATTAAGCTGGGCCAGACTATAAAAGAATATCAATAGTAATGAAATACTGTAAATCGCAATGATAAAGTAAGTAATTGTTAGTCCCATATTATTTTAAACTGTATTTAAATATCCAACCTAGGATTTTTACGCCTGCAAAGATAGTACCTTTTACCGTACCTGATACTTTTGATATGCCAATTCTTTTTTTATAACGCACTGGTACTTCGGTATATGTAAAACCCTTTTTTAGAACCTTCAACTGCATTTCCACGGTCCAACCGTAGGTCTTATCCTCCATTTCCAGCTCCAAAAGCTTGTTGTACTTTATGGCCCTAAACGGACCCAAATCAGTATACGAAGCTCCAAAGAACCATTTCATTAAAGTGGTGGCCAAGGCATTTCCAAAAACCTGTTGTGGGGTCATTGATCCTTCTTCCCTCAACGCCTTTGTCCTGGCCCCAATAACGAAATCCACATCGTTTTCCACTATGGGTTTTACCACTTTGGAAAGTTCTTCGGGATAATCCGAATAGTCTCCGTCCATAAATACGATAATATCGGGTGTTTTGGATTGTTTGGAAATATAATTAATTCCCATAAGGCAGGCATAACCATATCCCATCCTATCTTCGGTGAGAACAGTGGCCCCGGCCTCCCTTGCATTCAGAGCCGTATCGTCCGTGGAATTATTATTTACAACAATAATTTCAGAAACATTTTTTGGGATCTCTTTTATGACATTCGCAATGGAATCAGCTTCATTGTAGGCAGGGATAATTACTTTTATATCGGTCATTAGCGTATTTGAAGGGTCATTCTTATTTATCCAATATTACGTCTTGGGCATCCATAACTTTAACAAGCCAAAAAACAGCGCAAAGGTATCAATACTTTCATCAATCCAAGGAGCTCCCCCATAGGATTGCAACAATTATTTCAACACCCTCAAAAGGATTATTTTTTATTGACCAGATCCATTAGATCAACATCGTTCCCCAACAGAATTTCAGTAGGGTTTATTCTTCCTTTTAGTGGTCCGTTTTCCAATTTTAGGACCCCTCTTGGACAAACCGCGGAACAAATACCGCAACCCACACAACTGGACCTAATAATGTTTTCCCCTTTTTGGGCGTAGGCCCTGACGTCTATCCCTTGCTCACAGTAGGTAGAACAATTACCGCAGGAAATACATTGGCCCCCATTGGTGGTAATCCTAAAGCGCGATTTAAAGCGTTGTACAAATCCCAAATAAGCGGCTAAGGGACAACCAAACCTACACCATACCCTATTTCCAAAAATGGGATAAAACCCGGTACCTATTACTCCTGCAAAAAATGCACCGATCAATAGACTATAGGTATTCTGTACAGTCTGTGTTTTTAAACCCAACACCGTGCCAGACCCTGTAAAAAAACTATAGAGCGTCATCACGGTCATTACCACGGCAAAGACCAATACCCCGTGCACCAACCATCTTTCAACTTTCCATGAAAAAAGGGATTTGCTGGAATGCTGCCTGTAAGGATCCCCCAGGGTTTCAGCCAAGCCGCCACAACCGCACACCCAAGAACAGTACCATCGTTTTCCAAAAAAATAGACCATGACAGGCACAATTACCAAGGTAAGTGCAATACCCCAAACTAGAATAAATAGTCCGATGCCCCCACTGTTCAACAAGGATTTTAAATTCCATTGAAAAAAGAAATCGTAATCCAACGGAAAGGCATTTTTAAAATCGTAGTACGGCATTTGTAGCCTTACCATTATTTCCGGAATCAAAAAGGCAAAGACTATTTGAAAGAACAGGACCGAGGTTGTACGCACCGTTTGATATATATTATGCCTATACTTAATATACATGCGCACGGCCATTACGGACATTACCGTACAATACATAAATCCGTACACAAACCAATGTCCGGCAGGATTTCCGCTTAAAAATTCGCTGATGGGATCCACTAGGTAAGTCCAGTTTACGGCATATTCCGAACGAAAATATAGTACCAAATAAAAGGAAACCAGAAAAACAAAGACCATCCAGGCAATCCACCCCCTATTGGTGGCATTCTCATGGTAAATACCATTATTCTTAATCCCTTTTTTACCCAATAAAACTATATTGGGAACAATAAAAAGCAAGGATCCCAGTATCCCAAGACCGAAGGTCAAGAACCACATAAGCCCCTTGTTTTCCACAATAAAACCATTTCCCGAGACTTTGCCCACTGCGGCGGCCATATCATGCGCCGCCGTATAAATTATCTTTTTATATTCCTTCTCTTTTCTATGCTGGGCATTGGTCGCTTCAAGAATCTGGGTTATTTGGGGCGATAAAGAAAGCATGCCATGGAACTCTTGCCCCACCACATCTTCTTGAATACGCTGAATAAAGAGTTCGCTCGAAATTCCCTTTTCCTGAATTATTTGATCCAAAGCTGCAGGGGTTACCTTAAAATCACCCATAAAAGGCAAAACGGTAAATATGGTAAGACCGATTAAAAAAATGAAAAGCCCTATTTTTTTTATTATTTGCATCTTAAAATCTTATACATTGCTAAAAATTCGTTTCCAACTTTTCTTCCTGGGGGTAATATTGGCACTGTATAGTGCATTATAATGGGAAACGATGTCTTCCTCGTATTGGGCATAGAATTCAGGATCAAAATTGGCGTCCTTTAAATATTCCATCACATAATCCAAGCTTCTTTTCTCTGTAAGCCATCGGTCCAAAATTTCGTGACGCATCCTAATTCCAAAAGTATTGATCCCCAAAAACTGTTTGGTATCCTTGTTGAAGGCGATGGTGACACATATCTTCTCCTTGGAATGCCGCCAATGAAAATGTTGTTCCTGGTCCTTTTTGGATTTTTCGCTAAATACCCAACCATAAGTTTGATACTCTATGTCCAAAAATTTGGCTGAATTAAACCAATGCCCGGGGTTATAGGCCCTTTTGTTTCCGCAAATGGTCTGTGCCAAAACTTCTCCCATCATTCTGCCCGTATACCAAACTGCCTCCACCGGCCTAC is from Arenibacter algicola and encodes:
- a CDS encoding cellulose synthase family protein encodes the protein MGLTITYFIIAIYSISLLLIFFYSLAQLNLLVNYLGYKRRNKEAPKYNLLDPKEIPFVTIQLPIYNEEYVVERLLDNISKIEYPMSKLEIQVLDDSTDDSVHDTAKRIKALQETGLDIQHIRRTNRQGYKAGALKEGLDMAKGEFIAIFDADFLPSSDWLKKTVIYFKDQEIGVVQTRWGHINREYSTLTRIQAFALDAHFTLEQVGRNAKGHFINFNGTAGIWRKECILDAGNWEGDTLTEDLDLSYRAQLKNWKFKYLEDVETPAELPVVISAARSQQFRWNKGGAENFRKTVWSVISAKNISFKTKFHGVMHLLNSSMFLCVFLVALLSIPMMYIKNTYGHLGWVFEATSFFILSTVILFVCYWFTYKSIQGSSFDNFVDYIRIFFTFFSVALGFSLHNSIAVLEGHMGKRSEFVRTPKFNLNSITDSWKGNKYLATKLSPNMILEAALMLYFLFGMYSAIPLNDFGLFPFHFMLFLGFGYVFFKSLMARA
- a CDS encoding glycosyltransferase family 2 protein, translating into MTDIKVIIPAYNEADSIANVIKEIPKNVSEIIVVNNNSTDDTALNAREAGATVLTEDRMGYGYACLMGINYISKQSKTPDIIVFMDGDYSDYPEELSKVVKPIVENDVDFVIGARTKALREEGSMTPQQVFGNALATTLMKWFFGASYTDLGPFRAIKYNKLLELEMEDKTYGWTVEMQLKVLKKGFTYTEVPVRYKKRIGISKVSGTVKGTIFAGVKILGWIFKYSLK
- a CDS encoding 4Fe-4S binding protein translates to MQIIKKIGLFIFLIGLTIFTVLPFMGDFKVTPAALDQIIQEKGISSELFIQRIQEDVVGQEFHGMLSLSPQITQILEATNAQHRKEKEYKKIIYTAAHDMAAAVGKVSGNGFIVENKGLMWFLTFGLGILGSLLFIVPNIVLLGKKGIKNNGIYHENATNRGWIAWMVFVFLVSFYLVLYFRSEYAVNWTYLVDPISEFLSGNPAGHWFVYGFMYCTVMSVMAVRMYIKYRHNIYQTVRTTSVLFFQIVFAFLIPEIMVRLQMPYYDFKNAFPLDYDFFFQWNLKSLLNSGGIGLFILVWGIALTLVIVPVMVYFFGKRWYCSWVCGCGGLAETLGDPYRQHSSKSLFSWKVERWLVHGVLVFAVVMTVMTLYSFFTGSGTVLGLKTQTVQNTYSLLIGAFFAGVIGTGFYPIFGNRVWCRFGCPLAAYLGFVQRFKSRFRITTNGGQCISCGNCSTYCEQGIDVRAYAQKGENIIRSSCVGCGICSAVCPRGVLKLENGPLKGRINPTEILLGNDVDLMDLVNKK